The Terriglobales bacterium genomic sequence GGGGGCGGCGACTCGCGCCTCGTAACGCGGGAAGCTCGTGTACGGATGTTCGGTTCCGCGCAAGGAGGGGGTTCTCGCGCCGCACATGCAGCAGCCGCAAAGTTCAGTGATGATGAGGATCTCGATCTCGAGTTCTCCGACGAGAAGGATCTGGCCATGTCGGAGGCTTGGGAACGGCACAGCAATCGCCACCATCAATCGTCGCAGAAGCAAAAAGGAGCAGGCGGCAGCAAGAGCAAACTGCGTCCAATTACGGAAGGTCGTCCCCAGCAGGATTTGCGCGCCCTCGGACAGAGGAAACAGGCCCCCGGAATCTCCAATCAGCAAGCCAACGACGAGCTTAAACGCAACAATCGCGTAGTCGCGATTCGCGAAGATGCGCAGACCGGGCGCAAACGGCGAACCCGCAAAGCCGGATGAGAACTGGTATGAACGACTATCAAAAATACGCTGAATACCGTGCCGCCCAGTGTTCCAGGGCAGAACACGCCAAGACGGCGATTGTCTTTCTGATGATTGGCGCAGGACTTGGAACTCTGCTCGCCATGTTACTGGCTCCGCGTTCTGGACCAGAATTCCGCAGGGGGGTCGAAGATAGGTTCGATGAAGCTCGCCGTGGCTTGGGAGCGCAAGCTTCGCGCGTACGTCGTCGCGCAACCGACATTGCCGGCTAAGCACGCGAAAAGGTGAGACCTATC encodes the following:
- a CDS encoding CBS domain-containing protein; amino-acid sequence: MKVAEVMTTEVETVQMNSTLEEAASIMKVENVGAIPVVDEEDDLVGIITDRDIVVRCVAEGKDPADTNVEEVLSHELETIEPDVDVEEAARLMADKQIRRLPVCQDGELVGMISIGDLAVKATRPEASGAALREISQGVRGGGGDSRLVTREARVRMFGSAQGGGSRAAHAAAAKFSDDEDLDLEFSDEKDLAMSEAWERHSNRHHQSSQKQKGAGGSKSKLRPITEGRPQQDLRALGQRKQAPGISNQQANDELKRNNRVVAIREDAQTGRKRRTRKAG
- a CDS encoding YtxH domain-containing protein, which encodes MNDYQKYAEYRAAQCSRAEHAKTAIVFLMIGAGLGTLLAMLLAPRSGPEFRRGVEDRFDEARRGLGAQASRVRRRATDIAG